In Deinococcus puniceus, one genomic interval encodes:
- a CDS encoding aminoglycoside phosphotransferase family protein, translating into MDITVSLVRQLVAGQFPQWASLPVAPVQWGGWDNRTFHLGSELLVRLPSAEGYAPQVAKEHRWLPVLAPHLPLPIPAPLGLGAPADGYPWPWSVYGWLEGESALQRPPSDLTAFAMALVKFLAALQSIDASAGPPPGVHSQFRGGPLTIWDTGTRQAISDLDGEIDAQAALDVWDTALSATWHGPPVWFHGDVAAGNLLVQGGRLSAVIDFGCAGVGDPACDLSIAWTLFEGQSRQVFRAALPLDSGTWARGRGWALWKALITLAEYRVSDGVKAAEARRVLAEVLGQRLL; encoded by the coding sequence TTGGACATCACCGTTTCGTTGGTTCGGCAACTTGTGGCGGGGCAATTTCCCCAGTGGGCGAGCCTGCCCGTAGCGCCCGTGCAGTGGGGCGGCTGGGACAACCGAACCTTCCATTTAGGGTCAGAGCTGCTGGTGCGCTTGCCCAGTGCCGAGGGCTACGCGCCGCAAGTCGCCAAGGAACACCGCTGGCTGCCTGTATTGGCTCCGCACTTGCCGCTGCCAATTCCCGCGCCGCTGGGCTTGGGTGCGCCTGCTGATGGCTACCCTTGGCCTTGGTCGGTCTATGGTTGGCTGGAAGGGGAGAGTGCGCTGCAACGGCCTCCCAGCGATTTGACCGCGTTTGCAATGGCCCTAGTTAAGTTTCTGGCCGCCCTGCAAAGCATAGACGCCTCTGCTGGCCCGCCGCCCGGTGTGCATAGCCAATTTCGCGGCGGGCCACTGACCATCTGGGACACCGGAACCCGGCAGGCCATCTCCGATTTGGACGGCGAGATAGACGCACAGGCCGCGCTAGACGTTTGGGACACGGCCCTGTCTGCTACTTGGCACGGCCCGCCCGTCTGGTTTCACGGCGATGTGGCCGCCGGAAATCTGCTGGTGCAAGGGGGCCGACTGAGCGCCGTCATCGACTTCGGCTGTGCAGGTGTGGGCGATCCCGCCTGTGACCTCAGCATCGCTTGGACGCTGTTTGAAGGCCAGAGCCGCCAAGTCTTCCGCGCCGCCTTGCCACTGGACTCAGGCACCTGGGCGCGGGGCCGAGGCTGGGCACTCTGGAAGGCGCTCATTACGCTGGCCGAATACCGGGTTAGTGACGGGGTGAAGGCGGCGGAAGCGCGGCGGGTATTGGCTGAAGTGTTGGGCCAGAGGCTGCTCTAG
- a CDS encoding Panacea domain-containing protein — protein sequence MTATQTEAPAAPVYGDPARTGYAAEVVANAFLELARAEGRTLTQMQVNKLVFIAHGWALALMGRPLTYNTFHAWQRGPVAPRLWEHWRTLGRQPIRETLPVSATEPRLEDDADALNLIRGIWATYGQKSGEELSNLTHLQGSPWARTYGLSNDLIPNEITREYYVDLLRGA from the coding sequence ATGACCGCCACCCAGACCGAAGCCCCCGCCGCGCCCGTGTACGGCGACCCGGCACGCACCGGGTACGCTGCCGAGGTGGTGGCGAATGCCTTTCTGGAATTGGCACGGGCAGAGGGCCGCACGCTGACGCAGATGCAGGTCAACAAACTGGTGTTCATCGCGCATGGGTGGGCCTTGGCACTCATGGGCCGCCCGCTGACTTACAACACCTTTCATGCGTGGCAGCGCGGCCCGGTGGCCCCAAGGTTATGGGAGCATTGGCGCACGCTGGGGCGGCAGCCCATTCGTGAAACGTTGCCCGTGTCGGCAACCGAACCCCGTCTGGAAGACGACGCAGACGCGCTGAACCTGATTCGGGGCATCTGGGCCACCTACGGGCAAAAGAGCGGCGAGGAACTGTCTAATCTGACGCACCTGCAAGGCAGCCCCTGGGCACGGACGTACGGCCTCTCCAACGACCTGATTCCCAACGAGATCACCCGTGAGTACTACGTGGATCTCCTGCGCGGCGCGTGA
- a CDS encoding acetyl ornithine aminotransferase family protein, with translation MTTIPKPRQPILKTSLPGPKTAAIMERDSKHLSTSYMRPYPFVPDHGEGVWLTDVDGNTMLDFFAGIAVSTTGHAHPHVVKAVQEQITKFAHVCLTDYPQEITTSLAERLIAHVEKPGEKWRAFFGNSGAEAVEAAVKLARNHTGRTHIISTLGSFHGRTYGAITLTGSKTKYKRGFGPLLPGVSHVPYPNPFRPPLGSDAQFCGDAVLDHIKLLFTTVIPADEVAAIIIEPMQGEGGYIIPPMGFLKKLRGLCDQHGILLIFDEVQSGMGRTGKMFSFQQFEEYGGVQPDIITIAKGIASGMPISAMLAKESVMTWPVGSHGSTFGGNPVAAAAAHATLDLLEGVVKHPGCGSDLMTNAAQVGDYILSELRQMQTEFPFLGDVRGKGLFIGMEFVKPDGSPDGKLRDAASMAMFERGLLNLDCGESVIRISPPLTLTREEAQTGLEIMREALRGLGE, from the coding sequence ATGACCACCATTCCCAAACCCCGCCAGCCCATCCTCAAAACCTCGCTCCCCGGCCCCAAGACCGCCGCCATCATGGAGCGCGACAGCAAGCATCTGTCTACGTCCTACATGCGCCCCTACCCCTTCGTGCCCGATCACGGCGAAGGCGTCTGGCTGACCGATGTGGACGGCAACACGATGCTGGATTTCTTCGCGGGAATAGCCGTAAGCACCACCGGACACGCCCACCCGCATGTGGTGAAGGCCGTGCAGGAGCAGATCACCAAGTTTGCCCATGTCTGCCTGACCGACTACCCGCAGGAAATTACGACCAGCTTGGCCGAACGCCTGATCGCACATGTGGAAAAGCCCGGCGAGAAATGGCGCGCCTTCTTCGGAAACAGCGGGGCGGAAGCGGTGGAGGCTGCCGTTAAGCTAGCCCGCAACCACACCGGGCGCACGCACATTATTTCTACGCTGGGCAGTTTTCACGGGCGCACTTACGGCGCAATTACGCTCACGGGCAGCAAAACCAAGTACAAGCGCGGTTTCGGGCCACTGCTGCCGGGCGTGTCGCATGTGCCGTACCCCAACCCCTTCCGCCCGCCGCTGGGCAGCGACGCCCAATTTTGCGGCGACGCCGTGCTGGATCACATCAAGCTGCTGTTTACCACCGTCATTCCCGCCGATGAAGTGGCCGCCATCATCATCGAGCCGATGCAGGGCGAAGGCGGCTACATCATTCCGCCGATGGGTTTCCTGAAAAAATTGCGTGGCCTGTGCGACCAGCACGGCATCCTGCTTATTTTTGATGAAGTGCAGTCGGGCATGGGGCGCACCGGGAAGATGTTCAGCTTCCAGCAATTTGAAGAGTACGGCGGCGTGCAGCCCGACATCATCACTATTGCCAAGGGGATCGCGTCGGGCATGCCCATCAGCGCCATGCTCGCCAAGGAAAGTGTGATGACGTGGCCGGTGGGATCGCACGGCAGCACCTTCGGCGGCAATCCGGTGGCTGCCGCCGCCGCGCACGCCACGCTAGACCTGCTGGAAGGCGTGGTCAAGCACCCCGGTTGCGGTTCCGACCTGATGACCAACGCCGCGCAAGTGGGCGACTACATTCTGAGCGAGCTTCGACAGATGCAGACCGAGTTCCCGTTTTTGGGCGACGTGCGCGGCAAGGGGTTGTTTATCGGCATGGAGTTTGTGAAACCCGATGGTTCCCCAGACGGCAAACTCCGTGACGCGGCCAGCATGGCGATGTTTGAACGCGGCCTGCTGAACTTGGACTGTGGTGAATCGGTGATCCGAATCAGCCCGCCGCTGACCCTGACGCGCGAGGAGGCACAGACCGGATTGGAAATTATGCGGGAGGCGCTGAGAGGGCTGGGAGAGTAG
- a CDS encoding DUF4274 domain-containing protein, with amino-acid sequence MSTYSRLMLDFLPTASDAECMVFVCTSNFDANKEVLQWMVSQAQCPGSVALATYWYMDPDFFSSYTADTIDEWARDDFNMMRLIESNSESGFYKSSKIGFDPRADPIADEDWVDEHAAEGNDNIPAHMFLPIPGQLLTNEDIPEGWDNGMPPHIVEAVWKELDEE; translated from the coding sequence ATGAGCACATACAGCCGCTTGATGCTGGATTTTCTCCCTACTGCGTCCGATGCAGAGTGTATGGTTTTTGTGTGTACGTCAAACTTTGACGCCAATAAGGAAGTTTTGCAGTGGATGGTCAGCCAAGCGCAATGTCCCGGCTCAGTGGCGCTGGCTACTTACTGGTACATGGATCCGGATTTCTTTTCGTCATACACCGCCGATACCATTGATGAATGGGCCAGAGACGATTTCAATATGATGAGATTGATCGAGTCGAACAGCGAATCTGGATTCTATAAGTCGTCAAAAATCGGATTTGATCCGCGAGCCGACCCAATTGCCGATGAAGACTGGGTTGACGAGCATGCAGCCGAAGGCAACGACAATATCCCGGCGCATATGTTTCTGCCGATACCCGGCCAACTACTGACGAACGAAGATATCCCGGAAGGCTGGGATAACGGAATGCCCCCACATATCGTAGAAGCCGTCTGGAAAGAGCTAGACGAGGAGTAA
- a CDS encoding KamA family radical SAM protein, with product MPSAHTLHPQATTRSQMMLPRNHRAPKWADVPDEQWYDWKWQLKNRINTVAELEEVIRLTESERIGASAEGIFRLDITPYFASLMDAEDPTCPVRRQVIPTHHELEPFMSMMEDSLAEDKHSPVPGLVHRYPDRVLMLVTTQCASYCRYCTRSRIVGDPSETFNPAEYEAQLNYLRNTPQVRDVLLSGGDPLTLAPKVLGRLLAELRKIEHIEIIRIGTRVPVFMPMRVTQELCDVLSENHPVWMNIHVNHPREITPEVADACDRLTRAGVPLGNQSVLLRGVNDHAVIMQKLLRELVKIRVRPYYIYQCDLVHGAGHLRTTVSKGLEIMESLRGHTSGYSIPTYVVDAPGGGGKIPVAPNYVLSHSPDKLILRNFEGYIAAYSEPNDYTGPDMAVPPEWQRKEPGQSGIYGLMEGERISIEPKEFAESRHRPGSTQHRLNSREDKWAAHGIGVEVTDTAPDGMVQVPVSGD from the coding sequence ATGCCCAGTGCCCACACCCTGCACCCCCAAGCCACCACCCGCTCCCAAATGATGCTGCCCCGCAACCACCGCGCTCCCAAATGGGCCGACGTGCCCGACGAGCAGTGGTACGACTGGAAATGGCAACTGAAGAACCGCATCAATACGGTAGCCGAACTGGAAGAAGTCATTCGTCTGACTGAATCCGAGCGCATCGGGGCCAGCGCGGAAGGCATTTTCCGGCTGGACATTACGCCGTATTTTGCCAGCCTGATGGACGCCGAAGACCCGACCTGCCCGGTACGGCGTCAGGTGATCCCGACCCACCACGAGTTGGAACCGTTCATGTCGATGATGGAAGACAGCCTCGCCGAAGACAAGCATTCGCCTGTTCCCGGCCTTGTTCACCGCTACCCAGACCGTGTGCTGATGCTGGTGACGACGCAGTGCGCCAGCTATTGCCGCTACTGCACCCGCAGCCGAATCGTGGGCGACCCCAGCGAAACCTTCAACCCTGCCGAGTACGAAGCGCAACTGAATTACCTCCGCAACACGCCTCAGGTGCGCGACGTGCTGCTGTCGGGTGGCGATCCGCTGACGCTTGCGCCCAAAGTGCTGGGCCGCTTGCTGGCCGAACTCCGCAAGATCGAACACATCGAAATCATCCGCATCGGCACCCGCGTGCCCGTGTTCATGCCCATGCGCGTAACGCAGGAACTCTGCGACGTGCTGAGTGAAAACCACCCCGTCTGGATGAACATTCATGTGAACCACCCCCGCGAAATTACGCCGGAAGTGGCCGACGCCTGTGACCGCCTGACGCGGGCGGGCGTGCCACTGGGCAACCAGAGCGTGCTGCTGCGCGGCGTGAACGACCACGCGGTGATCATGCAAAAGCTGCTGCGCGAACTGGTCAAAATCCGCGTGCGGCCCTACTACATCTACCAGTGCGACCTCGTTCACGGCGCGGGCCACCTGCGAACCACCGTCAGCAAGGGGCTGGAAATCATGGAAAGCCTGCGCGGGCATACCAGCGGTTACAGCATCCCAACCTACGTGGTAGACGCGCCCGGCGGCGGCGGCAAGATTCCGGTGGCCCCTAATTACGTCCTCTCACACAGCCCCGACAAGCTGATTCTCCGCAACTTTGAAGGCTACATTGCCGCCTACAGTGAGCCGAACGACTACACCGGGCCAGATATGGCCGTGCCCCCGGAATGGCAGCGCAAGGAACCCGGCCAGAGCGGAATCTACGGCCTGATGGAAGGCGAGCGGATTTCGATTGAACCCAAAGAATTTGCCGAAAGCCGCCACCGCCCCGGCTCCACGCAGCACCGCCTGAACAGCCGCGAAGACAAATGGGCCGCGCACGGGATCGGGGTAGAGGTGACAGATACAGCCCCGGATGGGATGGTTCAGGTGCCGGTGAGTGGGGACTGA
- a CDS encoding Lrp/AsnC family transcriptional regulator — protein sequence MKHSGGSLDPLDHRILGELQTDSRLSMRELGRRVGLSAPAVTERVRRLEDAEIILGYGIRVAPKPLGRTITAFIGVQDSGRNDPTLVRWATRSDSVLECHSVTGDNSCILKVAVPDVGALETMLGELIQMGFTCDTSIVLSTPLEGKLMLPPK from the coding sequence ATGAAGCATTCCGGCGGGTCGCTCGATCCTCTTGACCACCGCATTTTGGGAGAACTCCAAACCGATTCCCGCCTGTCTATGCGCGAACTGGGCAGGCGCGTGGGCCTCAGTGCCCCAGCCGTCACCGAGCGTGTGCGCCGCCTAGAGGACGCCGAAATCATCCTCGGCTACGGCATCCGCGTGGCTCCCAAACCGCTGGGCCGCACCATTACCGCCTTTATTGGCGTGCAGGACAGTGGGCGCAACGATCCGACGCTGGTGCGCTGGGCCACTCGCAGTGACAGTGTGCTGGAATGCCATTCGGTCACGGGCGATAATTCCTGCATTCTGAAAGTGGCCGTGCCCGATGTGGGCGCACTGGAAACCATGCTGGGCGAATTGATTCAGATGGGCTTTACCTGCGATACCAGCATCGTGCTGAGTACCCCGCTGGAAGGCAAGCTGATGCTGCCGCCGAAGTGA
- a CDS encoding endonuclease V, producing MSVLACVDVDYREDGSARTAALLFQHWSDELETELRLHTVPLAAPYEPGAFYKRELPCLLPVLEPLASQLNAIVIDGYVTLDTEGSPGLGWYLFEALGGTIPIIGVAKTAFRGSAHAQAVQRGAASNPLYVTAAGIDVLDAAEHVRQMAGPYRIPTLLGRVDRACRAAP from the coding sequence ATGAGTGTTCTGGCCTGCGTAGACGTGGATTACCGCGAAGATGGCAGCGCCCGCACCGCCGCGTTGCTGTTCCAACATTGGAGTGATGAGCTAGAAACAGAACTCCGGCTGCATACTGTCCCACTGGCCGCGCCCTACGAACCGGGTGCGTTTTACAAGCGTGAATTGCCCTGCCTGTTGCCTGTGCTGGAGCCTTTGGCCTCGCAACTGAACGCAATTGTCATAGACGGCTACGTGACGCTGGACACGGAAGGAAGCCCCGGCCTGGGCTGGTATCTGTTTGAGGCGTTGGGCGGGACAATTCCGATCATCGGGGTGGCTAAAACGGCTTTCCGAGGATCGGCCCATGCACAGGCGGTGCAGCGTGGGGCAGCCAGCAATCCACTCTATGTCACCGCCGCCGGAATAGACGTGCTGGACGCAGCGGAGCATGTTCGGCAGATGGCCGGGCCTTACCGCATCCCCACGTTGCTGGGGCGGGTAGACCGGGCCTGCCGAGCCGCACCCTGA
- the trpD gene encoding anthranilate phosphoribosyltransferase: MIHTRLMNGEQLTQEEAAGFMREVMAGDVSGVRLAAALAALRVRGETPAEIAGFAQAMRESAVRVNVIPREVLLDVVGTGGDGAHTFNISTTTAFVVAGAGVPVAKHGNRAASSRAGSADVLESLGVNLDAGPDVIAEAVNTLGVGFMFARNYHPALRHAAPVRADLAARTVFNILGPLSNPAGATHLVVGVYSPTLTRPMAEVLRLLGTKGAMIVNGSGLDEFTVSGPNTLTTLHGGELTDSVLHPEEVGVSLHPKEAIVGGNPADNAEITRALLTGGGTPAQRDIVALNSGAALCVAGQVGSIREGVAQARAVMAGGQAWDLLQRYAAFTRGEALA; this comes from the coding sequence ATGATTCATACCCGCTTGATGAACGGCGAGCAACTGACGCAGGAGGAAGCGGCGGGCTTTATGCGCGAGGTGATGGCGGGCGACGTGAGTGGCGTGCGGTTGGCGGCGGCGTTGGCGGCCTTGCGCGTGCGGGGCGAAACACCCGCCGAAATTGCCGGGTTTGCACAGGCCATGCGGGAAAGTGCCGTGCGCGTGAACGTGATCCCGCGTGAAGTCTTGCTGGATGTGGTGGGCACGGGCGGCGACGGGGCGCATACCTTCAATATCAGTACCACGACGGCTTTTGTGGTGGCGGGCGCGGGCGTACCCGTCGCTAAGCACGGCAACCGGGCCGCCAGCAGCCGCGCCGGAAGTGCCGATGTGCTGGAGTCGCTGGGCGTGAATCTGGATGCCGGGCCAGACGTGATTGCCGAGGCCGTGAATACGCTAGGCGTGGGCTTCATGTTCGCCCGTAACTATCACCCGGCCCTGAGACACGCCGCGCCCGTTCGCGCTGATCTGGCGGCCCGCACGGTGTTCAACATTTTGGGGCCGCTGTCTAATCCCGCTGGGGCCACCCATTTAGTCGTCGGGGTGTACAGCCCCACCCTCACCCGCCCGATGGCCGAAGTGTTGCGGCTCCTCGGAACAAAAGGCGCGATGATCGTGAACGGGAGCGGGCTGGATGAATTCACGGTCAGCGGCCCCAATACTCTGACCACGCTGCACGGCGGCGAACTGACCGATTCGGTGCTGCATCCCGAAGAGGTGGGCGTGAGCCTGCACCCCAAAGAGGCGATTGTAGGCGGCAATCCTGCCGATAATGCCGAGATTACCCGCGCCCTGCTGACGGGCGGCGGCACCCCGGCCCAGCGCGACATCGTGGCCCTGAATTCGGGGGCGGCCCTGTGCGTGGCCGGACAGGTCGGCAGCATCCGCGAAGGCGTAGCGCAGGCGCGGGCCGTGATGGCAGGCGGGCAAGCGTGGGACTTGTTGCAGCGGTACGCGGCGTTCACGCGGGGGGAAGCGCTGGCGTAG
- a CDS encoding anthranilate synthase component II has product MTSSLPAIRVLLIDNYDSFTYNLVQYFGELGCQLTVWRNDEFTLEQVRALNPDAIVVSPGPCTPLEAGLSVNVIRELGPSVPMLGVCLGHQSIGEAFGATVGRAILPVHGKTSPVQHDGSGLFAGLENGVTVTRYHSLVVRDLPPELVATAWTQDPQEQIVMALRHRDFPVYGVQFHPESIATEGGMAMLGNFLDVVREHRAAKVGA; this is encoded by the coding sequence GTGACTTCTTCTCTCCCTGCCATCCGTGTCTTGCTGATAGATAATTACGACTCTTTTACCTACAACCTCGTGCAGTATTTCGGCGAACTGGGCTGCCAACTGACCGTGTGGCGCAACGATGAATTTACGCTGGAGCAGGTGCGGGCGCTGAACCCGGATGCCATCGTGGTGTCGCCGGGGCCATGTACGCCGCTGGAAGCAGGCCTGAGCGTGAACGTGATCCGCGAACTGGGGCCAAGCGTGCCGATGTTGGGCGTGTGCCTCGGTCATCAAAGCATTGGCGAGGCATTTGGGGCGACGGTGGGGCGGGCCATCTTACCCGTGCACGGCAAAACCAGCCCCGTGCAGCACGACGGCTCCGGCCTGTTCGCGGGGCTGGAAAACGGCGTGACGGTGACCCGCTATCACTCGCTCGTGGTGCGCGACTTACCGCCCGAATTGGTGGCGACGGCGTGGACGCAAGACCCGCAGGAACAGATCGTGATGGCGCTGCGTCACCGGGACTTTCCTGTGTACGGCGTGCAATTTCACCCCGAAAGCATTGCTACGGAAGGCGGTATGGCGATGCTGGGCAACTTTTTGGACGTGGTGCGGGAACACCGAGCGGCTAAGGTGGGGGCATGA